A stretch of Paenibacillus mucilaginosus 3016 DNA encodes these proteins:
- a CDS encoding glycosyl hydrolase, with amino-acid sequence MSSTQTLRGRFDDPPAEYRAAPFWAWNDALREEEVLRQIGEMKEGGMGGFFIHSRDGLETEYMGTEWMKLVRAAVEEAEAQGMQAWLYDEDRWPSGFAGGLVQARGGDDYRAKGLTLEVVPAEKEGSGRLAERLADGAPVALFRAVIAERSLLSCTRLDLQVMFGSRMEAAAAAENTLLPPILEPQQEQDQDHETVYLLFRVEVSERSEWFNGEAPPDNLNPDTVRTFIELTYEAYEREVGGSFGSAVRGVFTDEPSIHDRHCRFTAGRGWLPWSGSFPAFYRERRGSDVLDTAPYLFFDGSLSPQARHDYWRTVTERFSEAYSGQIGEWCGSRGLAFTGHYLWENNLGTATRVCGAVMPNYRYQHVPGIDMLGEQTNETITVKQCTSVAHQYGRKVVLSETYGCTGWGFTFEGQRWVGDFQYVLGVNLRSQHLALYSIKGCRKRDYPPVFHYNTSWWKYSRVIEDYYARLSAVLTEGRPVRDVLVLHPSTTAWSMVGTGPYGFPARGKDRDVSAANRYGHEFNAFLRGLLGAHYDFDLGDEIILSEIGSVRQTEQTARLAAGRAEYRAVVLPEIRTMLRSTFLLLTGFLEAGGRVVAVGPPAELLEGRPAPELSRLYGHPGLTVVPDGAAAAAALESFLPRRVSIRQQTPQHTEPAEADKMLYMLQEADNRRVLFIVNNDRDGEQQVTIMLEGAGLLEEWNALTGEVTVLPVRRSQEGLLEFDASFGPADSKLYVLHTDRAPETGLNASPASEALLLLEDPGTIRMELLQEPAGFTRTAPNALTLDRCSYRLRDGEWSGEMDVWQAQRAVREALGMRQVYGNGLEQRYRWVHEPHPGDGTPAAFRFDFEVTDVPEGEIHLVVESAGEYELRLNGNPVPAVPDGWFLDRSFDRVPLSGLRSGRNELILSCRYHQRMEVEDLYLTGDFGVDEGRRITREPEKLQLGDWCLQGYPHYAGSMVYRFTVDGGLTPGGPAWLELGSFQAVTAEVRINRETAGHVPWRAANRLDISGRLRQGENLIEVEVMGSPRNLLGPFHHTSGDPSITSWSSFRKEGGDYSPAYRLRPYGLFGGIRLYRVQEQGGKGG; translated from the coding sequence ATGAGCAGCACGCAAACCCTGCGCGGACGGTTCGATGATCCGCCGGCCGAATACCGTGCAGCTCCGTTCTGGGCCTGGAATGATGCGCTGCGGGAGGAAGAGGTGCTCCGGCAGATCGGGGAGATGAAGGAAGGCGGCATGGGCGGCTTCTTCATCCACTCCCGCGACGGGCTGGAGACCGAGTACATGGGCACGGAGTGGATGAAGCTGGTCCGGGCGGCCGTCGAAGAGGCGGAAGCGCAAGGCATGCAGGCGTGGCTCTATGACGAGGACCGCTGGCCCTCGGGTTTCGCCGGCGGACTCGTGCAGGCCAGGGGCGGGGATGATTATCGGGCGAAGGGACTGACGCTCGAGGTCGTCCCGGCGGAGAAGGAAGGCTCGGGCCGCTTGGCTGAGAGGCTGGCTGACGGCGCTCCCGTGGCGCTCTTCCGGGCGGTGATTGCAGAGCGGAGCCTGCTGAGCTGCACTCGGTTGGATCTGCAGGTGATGTTCGGCAGCCGGATGGAAGCAGCAGCGGCAGCGGAGAACACCTTGCTGCCTCCGATCCTGGAGCCGCAGCAGGAACAGGACCAAGACCATGAAACCGTATATCTGCTCTTCCGCGTGGAAGTATCCGAGCGGAGCGAATGGTTCAACGGAGAGGCTCCGCCGGATAACCTCAATCCCGATACGGTGCGCACGTTCATTGAGCTCACCTACGAGGCCTACGAGCGGGAAGTCGGGGGCAGCTTCGGAAGTGCCGTGCGCGGCGTGTTCACCGACGAACCGAGCATCCACGACCGGCACTGCCGGTTCACCGCAGGCCGCGGCTGGCTGCCGTGGAGCGGGTCGTTCCCGGCATTCTACCGGGAACGGCGGGGCAGTGACGTGCTGGATACCGCCCCTTACCTGTTCTTCGACGGAAGCCTGTCTCCGCAGGCCCGCCACGACTACTGGCGCACGGTGACGGAGCGGTTCAGCGAAGCTTACTCCGGGCAGATCGGGGAGTGGTGCGGCAGCCGCGGTCTCGCTTTTACCGGGCATTACCTGTGGGAGAACAACCTCGGCACGGCCACCCGGGTATGCGGGGCGGTCATGCCGAACTACCGATACCAGCATGTGCCCGGCATCGATATGCTTGGGGAACAGACGAACGAGACGATTACCGTCAAGCAGTGCACCTCCGTCGCCCATCAATACGGACGCAAGGTGGTGCTCAGCGAGACCTACGGCTGCACGGGCTGGGGCTTTACCTTCGAGGGACAGCGGTGGGTCGGCGACTTTCAGTACGTGCTTGGCGTGAATCTGCGCTCGCAGCATCTCGCCCTGTATTCGATCAAGGGCTGCCGCAAGCGCGATTATCCGCCCGTCTTCCACTACAATACGAGCTGGTGGAAGTACAGCCGGGTGATCGAGGATTATTACGCGAGGCTCTCGGCGGTCCTGACCGAAGGACGCCCGGTCCGCGACGTCCTGGTTCTTCATCCGTCGACCACCGCGTGGAGCATGGTCGGCACCGGGCCCTACGGATTCCCGGCTCGGGGCAAAGACAGGGACGTGTCCGCCGCCAACCGGTACGGGCACGAATTCAATGCCTTCCTCCGCGGGCTGCTCGGCGCCCATTACGACTTCGATCTGGGAGACGAGATCATCCTGTCGGAGATCGGCAGTGTCCGGCAGACGGAGCAGACGGCAAGGCTGGCGGCAGGCCGGGCGGAATACCGGGCAGTGGTGCTGCCGGAGATCCGTACGATGCTGCGCAGCACGTTCCTTCTGCTGACCGGCTTCCTTGAAGCCGGCGGCAGGGTGGTCGCAGTGGGGCCTCCGGCGGAGCTGCTGGAAGGACGTCCCGCACCTGAGCTGTCCCGGCTGTACGGCCACCCGGGCCTAACGGTGGTTCCGGATGGTGCGGCGGCCGCAGCCGCACTTGAATCCTTCTTGCCCCGACGCGTCAGCATTCGGCAACAGACGCCGCAGCATACGGAACCCGCGGAAGCCGACAAGATGCTGTATATGCTGCAGGAAGCGGATAACCGCCGGGTGCTGTTCATCGTCAACAACGACAGGGACGGGGAACAGCAAGTCACGATCATGCTGGAGGGAGCGGGCCTGCTCGAAGAGTGGAATGCGCTTACAGGCGAGGTGACGGTTCTTCCCGTCCGGCGCAGCCAAGAGGGGCTGCTGGAATTCGACGCGAGCTTCGGTCCGGCCGATTCCAAGCTGTACGTGCTGCATACGGACCGGGCACCGGAAACCGGCCTGAATGCCTCGCCGGCATCCGAAGCCCTTTTGCTCCTCGAGGATCCGGGCACCATCCGCATGGAGCTCCTCCAGGAACCCGCCGGCTTCACACGCACGGCGCCCAATGCGCTCACGCTGGACCGCTGCTCCTACCGCCTAAGAGACGGGGAATGGTCCGGGGAGATGGACGTATGGCAGGCCCAGCGGGCGGTCCGCGAAGCTCTCGGCATGAGGCAGGTATACGGCAACGGGCTCGAGCAGAGATACCGGTGGGTGCATGAACCCCACCCGGGAGACGGCACGCCGGCCGCGTTCCGGTTTGACTTTGAAGTGACGGACGTTCCGGAAGGAGAGATCCACCTGGTGGTGGAATCCGCCGGGGAGTATGAGCTCCGGCTGAATGGAAACCCGGTTCCTGCGGTGCCGGACGGCTGGTTCCTGGACCGCTCGTTCGACCGCGTGCCCCTCAGCGGGCTGCGGTCAGGCCGCAATGAACTGATCCTCTCGTGCCGGTATCATCAGCGGATGGAGGTCGAGGACCTCTATCTTACCGGAGATTTCGGCGTGGATGAGGGCAGGAGGATCACCCGCGAACCGGAGAAGCTGCAGCTCGGCGACTGGTGCCTGCAGGGCTACCCGCATTATGCCGGAAGCATGGTTTACCGGTTCACGGTGGATGGAGGCCTTACTCCGGGCGGACCGGCATGGCTCGAGCTCGGCAGCTTCCAGGCCGTCACGGCAGAGGTCCGGATCAATAGAGAAACCGCGGGCCACGTGCCATGGAGGGCCGCTAACCGGCTCGACATCAGCGGACGCCTGCGGCAAGGAGAGAATCTCATCGAGGTGGAGGTCATGGGAAGCCCGCGCAATCTGCTCGGCCCGTTCCACCACACCTCAGGGGATCCGTCCATTACCAGCTGGTCGTCCTTCCGGAAGGAAGGCGGCGATTACAGCCCGGCTTACCGGCTGCGGCCCTACGGCTTATTCGGCGGAATCAGGCTGTACCGCGTACAGGAGCAGGGAGGAAAGGGAGGTTAA
- a CDS encoding carbohydrate ABC transporter permease, with product MKKRLRMNSSLTEYLEGTLFIAPWLTGFLVFMAFPIGYSLFMSFQNVTITASSTTTEFIGWTHYRTILFENGSILYNDLLPFLRQALFMIPIIVIFALLIAMMLNQPFAGRTLFRAIFFLPVILATGEVVKEFLMQGEGELGFMAKYNVSGIIGAYLSPTWSTPLISILNSFVLILWYSGVQILIFLGGRQTISNSAYEAARIDGAGPWETFWKITLPAMTPFIFLNMIYTVVDLFTFPTNPILQRVRESEYGQYSALIWIYFAIISVFLALIFYVFHLATKPQRASR from the coding sequence ATGAAAAAGAGACTGAGAATGAACTCCTCTTTGACGGAGTATCTCGAAGGCACGCTCTTCATCGCCCCCTGGCTGACCGGCTTCCTGGTCTTCATGGCGTTCCCGATCGGCTACTCCCTGTTCATGAGCTTCCAGAACGTGACCATCACCGCCTCCAGCACGACAACGGAGTTCATCGGATGGACCCATTACCGGACCATCCTCTTCGAGAACGGGAGCATCCTGTATAACGACCTGCTGCCGTTCCTGAGGCAGGCGCTGTTCATGATTCCGATTATCGTCATTTTCGCCCTGCTGATTGCCATGATGCTTAACCAGCCGTTCGCTGGCCGCACTCTGTTCCGGGCGATCTTCTTCCTTCCGGTCATTCTCGCGACAGGCGAGGTGGTCAAGGAATTCCTGATGCAGGGTGAGGGCGAGCTCGGCTTTATGGCCAAGTACAACGTCTCGGGCATCATCGGAGCCTACCTGTCTCCGACGTGGTCCACGCCGCTGATCTCGATCCTGAATTCCTTCGTGCTCATCCTGTGGTACTCCGGCGTCCAGATCCTGATCTTCCTCGGCGGACGCCAGACGATCTCGAACTCGGCGTACGAAGCCGCCCGGATCGACGGGGCGGGCCCGTGGGAGACCTTCTGGAAGATTACGCTGCCGGCCATGACGCCGTTCATCTTCCTCAACATGATCTATACCGTGGTCGACCTCTTCACGTTCCCGACCAACCCCATCCTGCAGCGGGTACGGGAGAGCGAATACGGGCAGTACAGCGCGCTCATCTGGATTTATTTTGCGATCATCAGCGTGTTCCTGGCACTTATCTTCTATGTTTTCCACCTCGCGACCAAACCGCAGCGGGCCTCCAGGTAA
- a CDS encoding DUF5696 domain-containing protein encodes MSRFRSPGKKNIIIAVLLAAALIYGAVSVPVEFKPEAGSRTALGAPEQGNADAPAQAVPARLPEDQDFKVMAESDALKLKLDEKTGHFIIEDKRTGSVHRSYPEPKFWAQEKISENWKKHLASPLMVQYVDFSKSNVQAKETNLAAEGGQIKEVKEIPGGFSLVYELPATGFRIPVEVTLQGDYIQTRIPRDGIRETKMGLIWVRLYPFFGAEYSAGQDGYMFIPDGAGALIRYKENGNNVNKIYDESVYGQDQTFAGLGSNRNKIIMPVFGMKTGGKGFLAVLHEGEEYANIVAAPAGVLSGYNWVTAQMNYRASFLQFTSRNSPDEWGYVDYNRDELFGSDRVVRYYILGPEKAGYVGMAQTYREYLMKEKGIKPRADEDKNLPLHVDLIGGDREEGVVSDRYIKLTDTSDASRMVDTLTQKGVPRMSLTYMGWQKGGYSSFGRSLPADSSIGGSAGMKSFIDKARGYGYPVYLDTELAANNTGGGGFDDRFHAKVNLAGRNLTLGLLYNGERVPAVSDKFAEKSLEETLPDYKELGVSGIVMNGIGQRLYSDYNTGFGAPRDEARDVQERVLGRAKESLGSVKGTQSNFYALPYLDHIRKLVYDHSYDLFTDEPVPFAQITLHGLVSYSSEYVNNRQEDVNDFLRDIEYGAEPSFIFTQAQTQAFVNAYGIRYYNTYFPAWENEAAEQYKRYNEALGPVQNQFITNHRTLAPGVKETTYANGRKLIVNYNREPYQTADYTVPAQNFAVLGEGGGES; translated from the coding sequence ATGAGCAGGTTCCGAAGTCCCGGCAAGAAAAACATCATCATCGCGGTCCTTCTCGCCGCCGCCCTGATCTATGGAGCCGTCAGCGTGCCCGTGGAGTTCAAGCCGGAGGCAGGCAGCCGTACGGCATTGGGCGCACCGGAGCAGGGGAACGCAGACGCCCCGGCGCAAGCCGTGCCCGCCCGGCTTCCGGAGGACCAGGACTTCAAGGTCATGGCCGAGTCCGATGCTCTGAAGCTGAAGCTTGACGAGAAGACAGGGCATTTTATCATCGAGGACAAACGAACGGGGAGTGTACACCGTTCTTATCCCGAGCCGAAGTTCTGGGCACAGGAGAAGATCTCCGAGAACTGGAAAAAGCATCTGGCCTCCCCTCTGATGGTGCAGTATGTCGACTTCTCGAAGAGCAACGTGCAGGCCAAGGAGACGAACCTGGCGGCAGAGGGCGGGCAGATCAAGGAAGTGAAGGAGATCCCGGGCGGATTCTCTCTCGTCTACGAACTGCCTGCTACCGGCTTCCGCATTCCGGTCGAGGTGACGCTCCAGGGAGATTATATCCAGACCCGGATTCCGCGCGACGGCATCCGGGAGACGAAGATGGGGCTGATCTGGGTCCGCCTGTATCCGTTCTTCGGGGCGGAATATTCCGCGGGCCAGGACGGCTACATGTTCATTCCGGACGGCGCGGGAGCCCTGATCCGGTACAAGGAGAACGGCAACAACGTCAACAAGATCTATGATGAGAGCGTCTACGGGCAGGACCAGACCTTTGCCGGGCTCGGCAGCAACCGCAACAAGATCATCATGCCGGTCTTCGGCATGAAAACCGGCGGCAAGGGCTTCCTGGCCGTGCTCCATGAAGGGGAAGAGTACGCCAATATCGTAGCGGCCCCGGCCGGCGTGCTCAGCGGTTACAACTGGGTAACGGCGCAGATGAATTACCGCGCGAGCTTCCTGCAGTTCACAAGCCGCAATTCGCCGGACGAATGGGGCTATGTCGACTACAACCGCGACGAGCTGTTCGGAAGCGACCGGGTTGTCAGGTACTATATCCTGGGTCCGGAGAAAGCGGGCTATGTCGGCATGGCGCAGACGTACCGCGAGTATCTCATGAAGGAGAAGGGAATCAAACCCCGCGCAGACGAAGACAAGAACCTTCCCCTGCACGTCGACCTGATCGGCGGGGACCGGGAGGAGGGCGTGGTCAGCGACCGGTATATCAAGCTGACGGACACCTCCGACGCCTCCCGCATGGTCGACACGCTTACGCAGAAGGGCGTGCCCCGGATGTCCTTGACTTACATGGGCTGGCAGAAGGGGGGGTACAGCTCCTTCGGCCGTTCGCTCCCGGCGGATTCGTCCATCGGCGGCAGCGCCGGGATGAAGTCGTTCATCGACAAGGCACGCGGCTACGGGTATCCGGTCTACCTCGATACGGAGCTTGCGGCTAACAATACGGGAGGCGGCGGCTTCGACGACCGGTTCCATGCCAAGGTCAACCTCGCCGGCCGCAATCTGACGCTCGGACTGCTGTATAACGGAGAGCGGGTGCCGGCGGTCAGCGACAAGTTCGCGGAGAAGAGCCTGGAGGAAACACTGCCGGATTATAAGGAGCTCGGGGTCAGCGGCATCGTCATGAACGGGATCGGGCAGCGCCTGTACAGCGACTACAATACGGGCTTCGGGGCTCCGCGGGACGAGGCACGGGATGTGCAGGAGCGGGTGCTCGGCCGGGCGAAAGAGTCGCTTGGCAGCGTCAAAGGAACCCAGTCCAACTTCTATGCCCTGCCGTATCTGGACCACATCCGGAAGCTGGTCTACGATCACTCCTACGATCTCTTCACGGATGAACCGGTGCCATTCGCCCAGATCACGCTGCACGGTCTCGTCTCGTATTCCTCCGAATACGTGAACAACCGGCAGGAGGATGTGAACGACTTCCTCCGCGACATCGAGTACGGGGCGGAGCCTTCGTTCATATTCACCCAGGCGCAGACCCAGGCCTTCGTGAACGCTTACGGCATCCGGTATTACAACACGTACTTCCCCGCTTGGGAGAACGAGGCTGCCGAGCAGTATAAGCGGTACAACGAAGCGCTCGGCCCTGTGCAGAACCAGTTCATCACGAACCACCGGACGCTGGCGCCCGGTGTGAAGGAGACGACCTACGCGAACGGCAGGAAGCTGATCGTGAATTACAACCGGGAGCCTTACCAGACCGCTGACTACACGGTTCCCGCACAGAACTTTGCGGTCCTTGGGGAAGGAGGGGGAGAGTCATGA
- a CDS encoding YIP1 family protein yields the protein MRNTGSWRRLIAALIILCTALMPGAAQAEVKYPTFTKDSYGNLIWLQPAYYPMGVLGGDLTAPEGNGSTARIPSPMRNPKDIFIDANNEVYIADTGNNRIVHMTEQGKLIRYLTLPESPLQKPEGVFVTSKGEIYIADTGNKRVVKLGPDGKLQQEFGRPDSRYISETFTYDPAKVMVDERGFLYIAVHGGYEGLVLLDPRGKFQGFFGANRTALSPLDALKRMLYTKQMYANEVAKKPETINSVATDQNGYIYTVTGGMTKSDQLKKLNTKGANLLRSSVKSFGESRPGDAAAAAAAAASTTAQGAPTPQLIDVAVDRSGNMVVVDQQFKYISHYDYAGNLLYFWGGPSAAGSSQVGLLKSPAALDINSRSELFVLDDQENIVQVFRLSEFGQKVDEANQLTLAGNYNGSEKPWGDVLRMNAQFTPAILGLAKAAFHKEDYPKAQALFKEAGDREGYSESFWQIRMLWFQSNFSWIASLTVFGSVLFLAAGRWTAGMSFRARWSRRSEPRSSFLRSLKHAFYILKHPVDGFTAVRYEGKGTYASALVLLAAVYLALVFKESVTGFAFNMTRMVDVYTLFLQSFIVWAGWVFSNHLVSSIYRGEGRFRDIVIGSSYVFVPYIVVGVPLALLSNGMTLSEESVYSMVLTGMTLWTGLLLFWKVQFIHNYSVGETVINIVLTLCTMLVIGVLLFVTGGLTSDLLSLIREMLQEVVNR from the coding sequence ATGAGAAATACTGGCAGCTGGCGGAGGCTCATTGCGGCCCTGATCATCCTGTGCACCGCGCTGATGCCGGGGGCCGCACAGGCCGAAGTGAAGTATCCCACGTTTACGAAAGACAGCTACGGCAATCTGATCTGGCTTCAGCCGGCTTATTATCCGATGGGCGTCCTCGGGGGCGACCTGACGGCGCCGGAGGGCAATGGCAGCACGGCACGAATCCCTTCACCGATGCGGAATCCGAAGGATATTTTTATCGATGCGAACAACGAGGTCTACATAGCCGATACGGGGAACAACCGGATCGTTCACATGACGGAGCAGGGGAAGCTGATCCGCTACCTGACCCTGCCGGAGAGCCCGCTGCAGAAGCCTGAAGGGGTCTTCGTGACAAGCAAGGGCGAGATCTACATCGCGGATACGGGGAACAAACGGGTCGTCAAGCTGGGCCCGGACGGAAAGCTGCAGCAGGAATTCGGACGTCCGGATTCCCGATATATCTCGGAGACGTTCACCTATGACCCGGCGAAGGTCATGGTCGATGAGCGCGGATTCCTGTATATCGCGGTGCACGGAGGATATGAAGGATTGGTGCTGCTGGATCCCCGGGGCAAGTTCCAGGGCTTCTTCGGCGCCAACCGCACGGCCTTGTCCCCGCTTGACGCACTGAAGCGGATGCTGTACACGAAGCAGATGTACGCGAACGAGGTCGCCAAAAAGCCGGAGACGATCAACAGCGTGGCCACGGATCAGAACGGCTATATCTACACCGTCACCGGGGGGATGACCAAGAGCGATCAGCTCAAGAAGCTGAACACGAAGGGAGCCAATCTGCTGCGCAGCTCGGTCAAATCCTTCGGCGAATCCCGTCCGGGCGATGCTGCGGCGGCCGCGGCGGCGGCTGCCTCCACAACGGCGCAGGGGGCGCCGACCCCTCAGCTGATCGACGTGGCGGTGGACCGCAGCGGGAACATGGTCGTGGTCGACCAGCAGTTCAAGTATATCTCGCATTACGACTATGCAGGGAACCTGCTGTACTTCTGGGGCGGCCCGTCCGCCGCAGGCTCTTCGCAGGTCGGGCTTCTGAAGAGCCCGGCGGCGCTGGATATCAACTCGCGCAGCGAGCTGTTCGTTCTGGACGATCAGGAGAATATCGTCCAGGTATTCCGCCTCTCGGAGTTCGGCCAGAAGGTCGACGAGGCCAACCAGCTGACGCTGGCGGGGAACTACAACGGCAGCGAGAAGCCGTGGGGGGATGTGCTGCGGATGAATGCCCAGTTCACCCCCGCAATCCTGGGTCTCGCCAAGGCCGCCTTCCACAAGGAGGACTACCCGAAGGCGCAGGCGCTGTTCAAGGAAGCCGGTGACCGCGAAGGCTACTCCGAATCGTTCTGGCAGATCCGGATGCTCTGGTTCCAGAGCAACTTCTCCTGGATTGCCAGTTTGACGGTGTTCGGCAGCGTGCTCTTCCTGGCGGCAGGCCGGTGGACGGCAGGCATGTCCTTCCGGGCCCGGTGGAGCCGGAGAAGCGAGCCCCGCAGCTCCTTCCTCCGCAGCCTGAAGCATGCCTTCTACATCCTGAAGCATCCGGTCGACGGCTTTACGGCCGTACGGTATGAAGGCAAGGGCACCTATGCCAGCGCCTTGGTCCTGCTCGCAGCCGTCTATCTGGCTCTGGTGTTCAAAGAGTCGGTGACCGGGTTCGCCTTCAATATGACGCGCATGGTGGACGTGTACACGTTATTCCTGCAGTCCTTCATCGTATGGGCGGGCTGGGTCTTCTCGAACCATCTCGTGAGCTCCATCTACCGCGGGGAGGGCCGCTTCCGGGACATCGTCATCGGCAGCTCCTATGTGTTCGTTCCGTATATCGTCGTAGGTGTTCCGCTGGCGCTGCTCTCCAACGGCATGACGCTGTCCGAAGAGTCCGTCTACTCGATGGTCCTCACCGGCATGACCCTGTGGACCGGCCTGCTCCTGTTCTGGAAGGTGCAGTTCATTCACAATTACAGCGTCGGCGAGACCGTCATCAATATTGTACTTACGCTGTGCACCATGCTCGTGATCGGCGTACTGCTGTTCGTCACGGGCGGTCTGACCAGCGATCTGCTTTCCTTAATTCGTGAGATGCTCCAGGAGGTGGTGAACCGATGA
- a CDS encoding beta-galactosidase: MTAVRFGKIRYGGDYNPEQFPREIWDEDMKLFGEAGIDIATVNVFSWALNQPDEDTYRFEWLDEVLDLLHASGVEACLGTGTAAHPAWMARKYPDILAVTYDGKKRKFGRRHNSCPHSPAFRRFGPEMARRLAERYRDHPAVSLWHVNNEIGIRCYCANCEAAFREWLKQRYGTLDALNSAWYTRFWGHTYYDWEDIVLPSGLSEGMQGGNSDQTAFQGMTLDYYRFNSDSWLECYLLEARAIKSIIPDAVVTTNFQGNGTYKPLDYFRWAPHLDVIALDMYPENSTPASVMALRYDLMRGLKGGEPFLLMESTPSVINWKTVNPAKPPGVMRLRSWQAVARGADSVMFFQLRRSLGAYEKFHGAVIDHCGHGNTRVFRECTQLGEELHRLGGRLPGARTENRVALIFDWDNWWAVEMGGGPSAYLKYVEVIQHYYDALFSSGIGVDLIPPDGDYERYDLVLAPLLYMVKPGIAEKLEAYVGNGGTLAVSFYSGIADEHDRVVPGGYPGKLRRLLGLWVEEIDALFPDQRNGLRLLQDIGGMPKGDEHACGLVCEVVHPEGAETVGVFTDRYYRDAPALTRHRFGRGEAWYTATRPDPAFMREWLRHLCEGKGIRPIYDGVTGVEVTRRERDGKAYTFLLNHNDEPREVHLGSAVQQDLLSGARISGTAVLPAQGVLILGAEEGGDGS; encoded by the coding sequence ATGACGGCAGTGCGGTTCGGCAAAATCCGTTATGGCGGCGACTACAATCCGGAGCAGTTTCCGAGAGAGATCTGGGACGAGGATATGAAGCTGTTCGGCGAGGCGGGCATCGATATCGCGACGGTCAACGTGTTCTCCTGGGCGCTGAACCAGCCCGATGAAGACACGTACCGGTTCGAATGGCTGGACGAGGTGCTGGACCTGCTCCATGCCAGCGGCGTTGAAGCCTGCCTGGGCACCGGAACAGCAGCCCATCCCGCATGGATGGCCCGCAAGTACCCCGACATTCTGGCCGTTACCTACGACGGCAAGAAGCGGAAGTTCGGGCGGCGTCACAACTCCTGCCCGCACAGCCCCGCGTTCCGGCGGTTCGGGCCCGAGATGGCGAGGCGCCTGGCGGAGCGGTACCGGGATCACCCGGCGGTATCGCTGTGGCACGTGAACAACGAGATCGGCATCCGCTGCTACTGTGCGAACTGCGAGGCGGCGTTCCGGGAGTGGCTGAAGCAGCGGTACGGTACGCTCGACGCCCTGAACAGCGCCTGGTACACCCGCTTCTGGGGGCATACCTATTACGATTGGGAGGACATCGTGCTTCCGAGCGGGCTGAGCGAGGGGATGCAGGGAGGCAACTCCGACCAGACCGCCTTCCAGGGGATGACGCTGGATTATTACCGGTTCAACTCGGACAGCTGGCTGGAGTGTTATCTGCTGGAAGCCCGGGCGATCAAGAGCATCATCCCGGATGCGGTTGTGACCACCAACTTCCAGGGGAACGGCACGTACAAGCCGCTGGATTACTTCCGGTGGGCTCCCCATCTGGACGTCATCGCCCTGGATATGTATCCGGAGAACAGCACGCCGGCCAGCGTCATGGCGCTCCGGTACGATCTGATGAGGGGGTTAAAAGGCGGAGAGCCCTTCCTCCTGATGGAATCGACCCCGAGCGTCATCAACTGGAAGACGGTGAACCCGGCCAAGCCGCCGGGCGTCATGCGGCTGCGGAGCTGGCAGGCGGTGGCCCGCGGGGCGGATTCGGTCATGTTCTTCCAGCTGCGCCGCTCACTGGGCGCTTACGAGAAGTTCCACGGCGCGGTCATTGACCACTGCGGGCACGGGAACACCCGCGTGTTCCGCGAATGTACGCAGCTGGGTGAGGAGCTTCACCGGCTCGGCGGCCGGCTGCCTGGAGCCCGCACCGAGAACCGGGTGGCCCTGATCTTCGACTGGGACAACTGGTGGGCCGTCGAGATGGGCGGCGGACCGTCCGCATATCTCAAATATGTGGAGGTTATCCAGCACTATTATGACGCGCTCTTCAGCAGCGGCATCGGGGTGGATCTGATCCCGCCGGACGGCGATTACGAGCGGTACGACCTGGTGCTGGCCCCGCTGCTCTACATGGTGAAGCCGGGAATCGCGGAAAAGCTCGAGGCTTACGTGGGGAATGGCGGCACCCTGGCCGTTTCGTTCTACAGCGGCATTGCCGATGAGCATGACCGGGTGGTGCCCGGCGGGTATCCCGGGAAGCTGCGGCGGCTGCTCGGCCTGTGGGTCGAGGAGATCGACGCCCTGTTCCCGGACCAGCGCAACGGACTGCGGCTGCTGCAGGACATCGGCGGGATGCCGAAGGGAGATGAGCATGCCTGCGGCCTCGTCTGCGAGGTGGTCCATCCGGAAGGTGCGGAGACGGTGGGCGTCTTCACGGACCGGTATTACCGGGATGCGCCCGCGCTGACGCGGCACCGGTTCGGCCGGGGTGAAGCGTGGTATACGGCGACCCGCCCGGACCCCGCCTTCATGCGGGAATGGCTGCGCCATCTCTGCGAAGGGAAGGGGATCCGCCCGATCTATGATGGGGTGACCGGTGTGGAGGTGACCCGCAGGGAGCGGGACGGGAAAGCGTACACCTTCCTGCTCAATCACAACGATGAACCCCGGGAGGTTCATCTGGGAAGCGCAGTGCAGCAGGATCTGCTGAGCGGAGCCCGGATCAGCGGCACCGCAGTCCTGCCGGCCCAGGGCGTCCTCATTCTGGGCGCGGAAGAAGGAGGTGACGGCTCATGA